One Rhinopithecus roxellana isolate Shanxi Qingling chromosome 7, ASM756505v1, whole genome shotgun sequence DNA segment encodes these proteins:
- the DCAF8L1 gene encoding DDB1- and CUL4-associated factor 8-like protein 1 isoform X1 encodes MSHQEGSTDGLPDLGTESLLSSPEEQSGAAVATVASSDTEMAAAEPSTGDGGDTRDGGFPNDASTENQDIDLESSSEDVELESVEDFEHFLVSGEGLFYYPLVGEEETEREEEEEEMEEEEGEEEEEQPRVCPRCGGANHEQCLLEEDRALEEWISSETSALPRPRWQVLTALRQRQLGSSARFVYEACGARAFVQRFCLQSLLGGHDGSVSTVHFNQRGTRLASSGDDLRVIVWDWVRQKPVLNFESGHDINVIQAKFFPNCGDSVMAMCGHDGQVRVAELINASYCENTKRVAKHRGPAHELALEPDSPYKFLTSGEDAVVFTIDLRQDRPASKVVVTREKDKKVGLYTISMNPANIYQFAVGGHDQFVRIYDQRRIDVKENNGVLKKFTPHHLVNCDFPASITCIVYSHDGTELLASYNDEDIYLFNSSHSDGAQYVKRYKGHRNNATIKCVNFYGPRSEFVVSGSDCGHVFFWEKSSCQIIQFMEGDRGGIVNCLEPHPYLPVLATSGLDQHVKIWTPTAEAATELTGLKDVIKKNKQERDEDNLHHIDLFDNHILRFFMRHLAQRARRPGWRGGHGAEFPNEELGESSSSSDTSEEEGQDRVQCLPS; translated from the coding sequence ATGTCCCACCAAGAGGGCAGCACAGATGGCTTACCAGACTTAGGGACTGAAAGCCTGTTAAGCAGCCCAGAGGAGCAGTCTGGAGCAGCAGTGGCGACGGTGGCCTCCTCAGACACTGAAATGGCGGCCGCAGAGCCATCGACCGGAGATGGCGGTGATACCAGGGATGGTGGTTTCCCGAACGATGCCAGCACAGAAAATCAAGACATAGACCTAGAAAGCTCAAGTGAAGACGTCGAACTTGAAAGTGTGGAGGATTTTGAACATTTCCTCGTGAGTGGTGAAGGTTTATTTTATTACCCCTTAGtgggagaggaggagacagaaagggaggaggaagaagaagagatggaggaggaggaaggggaggaggaagaagaacagCCTCGGGTGTGTCCACGATGCGGTGGCGCCAACCATGAGCAGTGTTTGTTAGAGGAGGATCGGGCGCTGGAGGAGTGGATTTCCTCAGAGACGTCTGCCCTGCCCCGACCTCGCTGGCAGGTCCTTACTGCTCTTCGCCAGCGGCAGCTGGGTTCAAGTGCCCGCTTTGTATATGAGGCCTGTGGGGCAAGAGCCTTTGTGCAGCGTTTCTGCCTGCAGAGTCTTCTTGGAGGCCATGATGGTTCTGTCAGTACTGTACACTTTAACCAGCGTGGCACCCGGCTGGCCAGTAGCGGTGATGACTTAAGGGTGATAGTGTGGGACTGGGTGCGGCAGAAGCCAGTACTGAACTTTGAGAGTGGTCATGATATTAATGTCATCCAGGCTAAGTTCTTTCCTAACTGTGGTGATTCCGTCATGGCCATGTGTGGCCATGATGGACAGGTGCGGGTAGCAGAACTAATTAATGCATCGTATTGCGAGAATACTAAGCGTGTGGCCAAGCACAGGGGACCTGCCCACGAGttggctctggagccagactctCCTTATAAGTTCCTCACTTCAGGTGAAGATGCCGTTGTGTTCACCATTGACCTCAGACAAGACCGGCCAGCTTCAAAAGTTGTGGTAACAAGAGAAAAGGATAAGAAAGTGGGACTGTATACAATCTCTATGAATCCTGCCAATATTTACCAATTTGCAGTGGGTGGACATGATCAATTTGTAAGGATTTATGACCAGAGGAGAATTGATGTGAAAGAAAACAATGGAGTACTCAAGAAATTCACTCCTCATCATCTGGTTAATTGTGATTTCCCAGCAAGCATCACCTGCATTGTGTACAGCCACGATGGCACAGAGCTCCTGGCCAGCTACAATGATGAAGATATTTACCTCTTCAACTCCTCTCACAGTGATGGTGCTCAATATGTTAAGAGATATAAGGGGCacagaaataatgccacaatCAAATGTGTTAATTTCTATGGCCCCAGGAGTGAGTTTGTTGTGAGCGGTAGTGATTGTGGGCACGTCTTCTTCTGGGAGAAATCATCCTGCCAGATCATCCAGTTCATGGAAGGGGACAGAGGAGGTATAGTAAACTGTCTTGAACCCCACCCTTACCTACCAGTGTTGGCGACCAGTGGCCTAGATCAGCATGTCAAGATCTGGACACCCACAGCTGAAGCTGCCACTGAGCTTACTGGGTTAAAAGATGTGATTAAGAAGAACAAGCAGGAACGAGATGAAGATAACTTGCACCATATCGACCTGTTTGACAACCACATACTTCGGTTCTTCATGCGTCACCTGGCACAGAGAGCTCGTCGCCCCGGCTGGAGAGGAGGTCATGGAGCTGAGTTCCCAAATGAAGAGCTGGGTGAGTCTTCCAGCAGCTCAGATACATCCGAGGAGGAAGGCCAGGATCGAGTGCAGTGCTTGCCATCCTGA
- the DCAF8L1 gene encoding DDB1- and CUL4-associated factor 8-like protein 1 isoform X2 — protein sequence MSHQEGSTDGLPDLGTESLLSSPEEQSGAAVATVASSDTEMAAAEPSTGDGGDTRDGGFPNDASTENQDIDLESSSEDVELESVEDFEHFLVKEETEREEEEEEMEEEEGEEEEEQPRVCPRCGGANHEQCLLEEDRALEEWISSETSALPRPRWQVLTALRQRQLGSSARFVYEACGARAFVQRFCLQSLLGGHDGSVSTVHFNQRGTRLASSGDDLRVIVWDWVRQKPVLNFESGHDINVIQAKFFPNCGDSVMAMCGHDGQVRVAELINASYCENTKRVAKHRGPAHELALEPDSPYKFLTSGEDAVVFTIDLRQDRPASKVVVTREKDKKVGLYTISMNPANIYQFAVGGHDQFVRIYDQRRIDVKENNGVLKKFTPHHLVNCDFPASITCIVYSHDGTELLASYNDEDIYLFNSSHSDGAQYVKRYKGHRNNATIKCVNFYGPRSEFVVSGSDCGHVFFWEKSSCQIIQFMEGDRGGIVNCLEPHPYLPVLATSGLDQHVKIWTPTAEAATELTGLKDVIKKNKQERDEDNLHHIDLFDNHILRFFMRHLAQRARRPGWRGGHGAEFPNEELGESSSSSDTSEEEGQDRVQCLPS from the exons ATGTCCCACCAAGAGGGCAGCACAGATGGCTTACCAGACTTAGGGACTGAAAGCCTGTTAAGCAGCCCAGAGGAGCAGTCTGGAGCAGCAGTGGCGACGGTGGCCTCCTCAGACACTGAAATGGCGGCCGCAGAGCCATCGACCGGAGATGGCGGTGATACCAGGGATGGTGGTTTCCCGAACGATGCCAGCACAGAAAATCAAGACATAGACCTAGAAAGCTCAAGTGAAGACGTCGAACTTGAAAGTGTGGAGGATTTTGAACATTTCCTCGTGA aggaggagacagaaagggaggaggaagaagaagagatggaggaggaggaaggggaggaggaagaagaacagCCTCGGGTGTGTCCACGATGCGGTGGCGCCAACCATGAGCAGTGTTTGTTAGAGGAGGATCGGGCGCTGGAGGAGTGGATTTCCTCAGAGACGTCTGCCCTGCCCCGACCTCGCTGGCAGGTCCTTACTGCTCTTCGCCAGCGGCAGCTGGGTTCAAGTGCCCGCTTTGTATATGAGGCCTGTGGGGCAAGAGCCTTTGTGCAGCGTTTCTGCCTGCAGAGTCTTCTTGGAGGCCATGATGGTTCTGTCAGTACTGTACACTTTAACCAGCGTGGCACCCGGCTGGCCAGTAGCGGTGATGACTTAAGGGTGATAGTGTGGGACTGGGTGCGGCAGAAGCCAGTACTGAACTTTGAGAGTGGTCATGATATTAATGTCATCCAGGCTAAGTTCTTTCCTAACTGTGGTGATTCCGTCATGGCCATGTGTGGCCATGATGGACAGGTGCGGGTAGCAGAACTAATTAATGCATCGTATTGCGAGAATACTAAGCGTGTGGCCAAGCACAGGGGACCTGCCCACGAGttggctctggagccagactctCCTTATAAGTTCCTCACTTCAGGTGAAGATGCCGTTGTGTTCACCATTGACCTCAGACAAGACCGGCCAGCTTCAAAAGTTGTGGTAACAAGAGAAAAGGATAAGAAAGTGGGACTGTATACAATCTCTATGAATCCTGCCAATATTTACCAATTTGCAGTGGGTGGACATGATCAATTTGTAAGGATTTATGACCAGAGGAGAATTGATGTGAAAGAAAACAATGGAGTACTCAAGAAATTCACTCCTCATCATCTGGTTAATTGTGATTTCCCAGCAAGCATCACCTGCATTGTGTACAGCCACGATGGCACAGAGCTCCTGGCCAGCTACAATGATGAAGATATTTACCTCTTCAACTCCTCTCACAGTGATGGTGCTCAATATGTTAAGAGATATAAGGGGCacagaaataatgccacaatCAAATGTGTTAATTTCTATGGCCCCAGGAGTGAGTTTGTTGTGAGCGGTAGTGATTGTGGGCACGTCTTCTTCTGGGAGAAATCATCCTGCCAGATCATCCAGTTCATGGAAGGGGACAGAGGAGGTATAGTAAACTGTCTTGAACCCCACCCTTACCTACCAGTGTTGGCGACCAGTGGCCTAGATCAGCATGTCAAGATCTGGACACCCACAGCTGAAGCTGCCACTGAGCTTACTGGGTTAAAAGATGTGATTAAGAAGAACAAGCAGGAACGAGATGAAGATAACTTGCACCATATCGACCTGTTTGACAACCACATACTTCGGTTCTTCATGCGTCACCTGGCACAGAGAGCTCGTCGCCCCGGCTGGAGAGGAGGTCATGGAGCTGAGTTCCCAAATGAAGAGCTGGGTGAGTCTTCCAGCAGCTCAGATACATCCGAGGAGGAAGGCCAGGATCGAGTGCAGTGCTTGCCATCCTGA